A single window of Streptomyces sp. NBC_00464 DNA harbors:
- a CDS encoding carbohydrate ABC transporter permease → MSATAPTRTAAVLRPRLLGRSVVNLVVAISVLYTLLPVLWLVLAASKDRDALFGSDVLSLDHFSFAQNLKDLFAMDGGLYTRWYGNSLLYAVLGAGLGALISIACGYAFDKYRFAHKEKLFGLVLAAVMVPQTVLALPLYLMASGTGLVNTFWSVFIPVLFNPFGVYLGRIFSQGYVPNEVLEAARVDGAGELTTYFRVAMRMLGPGLVTVFLFQLTAIWNNFFLPMVMLSDQDLYPVSLGLYTWNSAATVSPEYYPVVIMGSLLAVLPLILAFALLQRFWKSGLTAGAVK, encoded by the coding sequence ATGAGCGCCACCGCTCCCACCCGCACCGCCGCCGTCCTGCGGCCCCGGCTGCTCGGCCGCTCCGTCGTCAATCTGGTCGTCGCCATCTCGGTGCTGTACACGCTGCTGCCGGTGCTGTGGCTGGTGCTCGCCGCGTCGAAGGACCGGGACGCCCTGTTCGGCAGCGATGTGCTGTCGCTCGACCACTTCTCCTTCGCGCAGAACCTCAAGGACCTGTTCGCGATGGACGGCGGTCTGTACACCCGGTGGTACGGCAACAGCCTGCTGTACGCGGTACTCGGCGCCGGGCTCGGGGCGCTGATCAGCATCGCCTGCGGGTACGCCTTCGACAAGTACCGTTTCGCGCACAAGGAGAAGCTGTTCGGTCTGGTGCTGGCCGCGGTGATGGTGCCGCAGACCGTGCTGGCTCTGCCGCTCTATCTGATGGCGTCCGGCACCGGACTGGTGAACACGTTCTGGTCGGTCTTCATACCGGTGCTCTTCAATCCGTTCGGCGTGTACCTCGGCCGGATCTTCAGCCAGGGCTACGTACCGAACGAGGTGCTGGAAGCTGCCCGGGTGGACGGGGCCGGCGAGCTCACGACGTACTTCCGGGTCGCCATGCGGATGCTGGGCCCCGGTCTCGTCACCGTGTTCCTCTTCCAGCTCACCGCGATCTGGAACAACTTCTTCCTGCCCATGGTCATGCTGTCCGACCAGGACCTCTACCCCGTCAGCCTCGGCCTGTACACGTGGAACAGCGCCGCCACCGTATCGCCCGAGTACTACCCCGTGGTGATCATGGGTTCGCTGCTCGCGGTCCTGCCGTTGATCCTCGCCTTCGCGCTGCTCCAGCGCTTCTGGAAGTCGGGGCTCACCGCGGGCGCCGTCAAGTAG
- a CDS encoding hydroxyacid dehydrogenase yields the protein MTGTIPLAPTGGRRPRAAVAMQPGTAAALLNAHSLAALSQVCDLAPLPVLDDFTTDRARAVLADTELLVTGWGCPPLDAAALACAPRLRAVVHTAGSVRGHITDACWERGIEVSSAAAANALPVAEYTVAMILLSGKRVLERAHAYRSERGRDDSLTTSPALGNYGRTVGILSASLIGRRVIELLRPYDLRVLLHDPYVSDAEAAELGVQAVGLGELFARSDLVSVHTPLLPATRGLVSRELLMAMRPDGVLLNTARGAVVDQDALVDVLRLGRIRAVLDVTDPDRLPAGHPLWECENALITPHLAGSQGNEWQRLVDLTVSEAERWAAGDGFAHPVRRERLAFLA from the coding sequence ATGACCGGCACCATCCCCCTCGCACCCACCGGAGGACGACGGCCGCGCGCCGCCGTCGCCATGCAGCCGGGCACCGCGGCCGCGCTGCTGAACGCCCATTCGCTGGCCGCGCTCTCACAGGTGTGCGACCTCGCGCCACTGCCCGTACTCGACGACTTCACCACCGACCGGGCCCGTGCCGTACTCGCGGACACGGAACTGCTGGTCACCGGCTGGGGCTGTCCGCCCCTGGACGCGGCAGCGCTCGCCTGCGCACCCCGGCTGCGGGCGGTGGTGCACACCGCGGGCAGCGTCCGCGGGCACATCACCGACGCCTGCTGGGAGCGCGGCATCGAGGTGTCGTCGGCCGCGGCCGCCAACGCGCTCCCGGTCGCGGAGTACACCGTCGCGATGATCCTGCTCTCCGGCAAACGGGTCCTGGAGCGGGCGCACGCCTACCGTTCGGAGCGCGGCCGCGACGACTCGCTCACCACCTCGCCCGCCCTGGGCAACTACGGCCGGACCGTGGGCATCCTGTCCGCCTCGCTCATCGGCCGCCGGGTGATCGAGCTGCTGCGCCCCTACGATCTGCGGGTGCTGCTCCACGATCCGTACGTCTCCGACGCGGAGGCCGCCGAGCTCGGCGTCCAGGCGGTCGGGCTCGGTGAGCTCTTCGCGCGGAGCGATCTGGTGAGCGTCCACACGCCTCTGCTGCCCGCCACCCGGGGACTCGTCAGCCGTGAACTGCTCATGGCCATGCGCCCGGACGGTGTGCTCCTCAACACCGCGCGGGGCGCCGTGGTCGACCAGGACGCGCTCGTCGACGTGCTGCGGCTCGGCCGCATCCGGGCGGTCCTCGACGTCACCGACCCCGACAGGCTGCCCGCCGGACACCCCCTGTGGGAGTGCGAGAACGCCCTGATCACCCCGCACCTCGCGGGCTCCCAGGGCAACGAGTGGCAGCGGCTCGTCGACCTGACGGTGAGCGAGGCCGAACGCTGGGCCGCGGGCGACGGCTTCGCCCATCCCGTACGACGCGAAAGGCTGGCATTCCTCGCATGA
- a CDS encoding DUF2264 domain-containing protein: MTDPYPNSPLELPADDRTASPVTGYTRAHWEAAADGLLKAAWQWATPGSALLDLPGRPSASGVRSDGLEGYARTFLAAAFRVAGADGKDPHGWLDRYADGLTAGTRTPGRDDAESWPLILDHTVFGQPMVESASVAIGLRLTRPWLWDRLDPAVQDRAEQWLRGALRHTPAPNNWYLFPYSVAGFLESVGRGDAETARARERAQDLMESWYRGQGWYADGDGRAFDHYNGWALHLYPVLDAHLSGDAELSAHYGTRLREHLESFSLLFGGDGAPIHFGRSLTYRFAAGAAVGLGALTGDTPLTPGASRRVISGSLRYFLDRGATGTDGLLNLGWHGPHEATLQPYSGPASPYWASKAFVSLLAPADHPLWTATEEPAPSEGPDRVLALPAPGLLVQSTRADGIVRLHNHGSDHVRPHEGESAVQDDPLYSRHAYSTVTGPTARANTADNHLAVVVAGTRSGRRAIRPLGAGGGDGWGWAASWHRPVFAGGAPMVPGLRVESVTVARGRHELRVHRVIGAAPGARVEQTGWATGPESAVTSALHGLHGWESRDEVRAPQGTAYTPWAVLPRLGADAEGTVVLVALASLSAEPGADALGAVVSGVNVDGDTVEVCWAEDSATTRIAFGPVTVTHG; this comes from the coding sequence ATGACCGATCCCTACCCGAACTCCCCGCTGGAGCTTCCCGCCGATGACCGGACCGCTAGTCCGGTCACCGGCTACACCCGCGCGCACTGGGAGGCGGCGGCCGACGGACTGCTGAAGGCCGCCTGGCAGTGGGCCACCCCCGGCAGCGCCCTCCTCGACCTGCCCGGACGCCCGTCCGCGTCCGGGGTCCGTTCCGACGGTCTGGAGGGTTACGCGCGCACGTTCCTGGCCGCGGCGTTCCGGGTCGCGGGCGCGGACGGCAAGGACCCGCACGGCTGGCTCGACCGGTACGCGGACGGGCTGACGGCCGGTACGCGCACGCCGGGCCGGGACGACGCCGAGTCCTGGCCGCTGATCCTCGACCACACCGTCTTCGGCCAGCCCATGGTGGAGTCCGCCTCGGTCGCCATCGGGCTGCGGCTCACCCGGCCGTGGCTCTGGGACCGGCTGGACCCGGCCGTTCAGGACCGCGCCGAACAGTGGCTGCGCGGCGCCCTGCGCCACACCCCCGCACCGAACAACTGGTACCTGTTCCCCTACTCGGTGGCCGGATTCCTGGAGTCGGTGGGCCGCGGGGACGCGGAGACGGCTCGCGCCCGCGAGCGGGCGCAGGACCTGATGGAGAGCTGGTACCGGGGCCAGGGCTGGTACGCGGACGGCGACGGCCGCGCCTTCGACCACTACAACGGCTGGGCCCTGCACCTCTACCCCGTGCTGGATGCCCACCTCTCCGGCGACGCCGAGCTGTCCGCGCACTACGGGACGCGCCTGCGCGAGCATCTGGAGAGCTTCTCGCTGCTGTTCGGCGGGGACGGGGCACCGATCCACTTCGGCCGTTCGCTGACCTACCGGTTCGCGGCCGGTGCGGCGGTCGGGCTGGGCGCGCTCACCGGAGACACCCCACTCACACCGGGCGCGTCCCGCCGGGTGATCAGCGGCTCGCTGCGCTACTTCCTGGACCGTGGCGCGACGGGTACCGACGGCCTGTTGAACCTGGGCTGGCACGGTCCGCACGAGGCGACGCTCCAGCCCTACTCGGGTCCGGCCTCCCCGTACTGGGCGTCCAAGGCCTTCGTCTCCCTGCTGGCCCCCGCGGACCACCCGCTGTGGACGGCAACCGAGGAGCCGGCGCCGAGCGAGGGACCCGACCGGGTGCTCGCGCTGCCCGCGCCGGGGCTGCTCGTCCAGTCGACGCGGGCGGACGGGATCGTACGGCTGCACAACCACGGCAGCGACCATGTCCGGCCGCACGAGGGCGAGTCGGCGGTGCAGGACGACCCGCTGTACAGCCGTCACGCGTACTCGACGGTCACCGGTCCCACCGCGCGGGCGAACACAGCCGACAACCACCTGGCCGTGGTCGTCGCCGGGACGCGCAGCGGCCGTCGGGCCATCCGCCCGCTGGGCGCGGGAGGCGGTGACGGCTGGGGCTGGGCGGCGTCCTGGCACCGTCCGGTGTTCGCGGGCGGGGCACCGATGGTGCCGGGTCTGCGGGTGGAGAGCGTGACGGTGGCCCGCGGGCGCCACGAACTCCGGGTGCACCGGGTGATCGGCGCCGCGCCCGGTGCCCGGGTGGAGCAGACCGGCTGGGCGACCGGTCCCGAGTCCGCGGTGACATCCGCGCTGCACGGTCTGCACGGCTGGGAGTCGCGGGACGAGGTACGCGCCCCGCAGGGCACGGCGTACACACCGTGGGCGGTGCTGCCCCGGCTGGGCGCGGACGCGGAGGGCACGGTGGTCCTGGTGGCGCTCGCCTCGCTGAGCGCCGAACCGGGGGCGGACGCGCTCGGCGCGGTGGTGAGCGGGGTGAACGTCGACGGGGACACGGTCGAGGTGTGCTGGGCCGAGGACTCGGCGACGACCCGGATCGCCTTCGGCCCGGTCACCGTCACCCACGGATGA
- a CDS encoding LutC/YkgG family protein, with product MTTARETVLGRVRDALALAPAADTPIPRAYRTGRTLPDAERLALFTDRLVDYKAQVHPCTADRTAEVVAEVLRERGAGRIGVPAGLDPRWLTAFDGEVQQDSADIPAPRLDALDGVVTASAAGCAETGTIFLDGSPDQGRRALSLVPDLHVCVVDLSTVEVGVPEAVARLVPERPTTLISGPSATSDIELERVEGVHGPRTLAVVIRTDA from the coding sequence GTGACGACCGCTCGCGAAACGGTGCTCGGACGTGTCCGGGACGCCCTGGCCCTGGCACCCGCAGCCGACACCCCGATCCCGCGCGCCTACCGCACCGGGCGCACCCTCCCGGACGCGGAGCGCCTGGCACTGTTCACCGACCGGCTCGTCGACTACAAGGCCCAGGTCCACCCCTGCACCGCCGACCGTACGGCCGAGGTCGTCGCCGAGGTGCTTCGGGAGCGGGGAGCCGGCCGGATCGGGGTGCCCGCCGGGCTCGACCCGCGCTGGCTCACCGCCTTCGACGGCGAGGTCCAACAGGACTCCGCCGACATTCCGGCACCGCGGCTGGACGCCCTCGACGGGGTCGTCACCGCATCGGCCGCCGGCTGCGCCGAGACCGGCACGATCTTCCTGGACGGATCACCCGACCAGGGGCGGCGGGCCCTGTCGCTGGTGCCCGACCTGCATGTCTGCGTCGTCGATCTGTCGACCGTCGAGGTGGGCGTACCGGAAGCGGTGGCCCGGCTGGTTCCGGAGCGGCCGACGACCCTGATCAGCGGCCCCTCGGCCACCTCCGACATCGAGCTCGAACGGGTCGAGGGCGTGCACGGGCCGCGCACCCTCGCGGTCGTGATCCGCACCGACGCGTAG